The Thermodesulfobacteriota bacterium genome contains the following window.
TCACCTCTATATCGCGCCTGACGTCCTTCAAGGCAGTATACCCGCCCTCTTCATGGCCGAGGACCTTCAGAATAGAGTAGCCGTACCGATACTCGAAGGGCCCGAATATAGCCCCCCTCTCGGCGGCCTCCACCTCGGCCCTGATCCCCTCGGGGACGACTGTCACCGGGGCCCACCCCATATCGCCTCCCTGCGCCCCGGACCGCGTGTCAACAGACTTCTTCTTTGCAAGGTAGGTAAAGTCCGCGCCCTTCTTAAGGTCGTCGTATATCACCTCCGCCTCCTCGAAGGTGTTGAGATGTATCACCTTGAGCTTTACCCTGTTGGGCTGCCTGTAGTTTTCCCTGTTCTTTTCATAATAGTCCGAGATATCTTCTTCTTTAACCTCTACCATGCGCAGCACGATTTTTCTCTTGAAGTGGTCTATAAGGGCTTTTCCCCTGTACCTTTCGATCTTCGCGGCGACCTTCGGCTCCTTATCGTAACCCCTTCTGAGTGCCTCCCTGTCCAGCAGCCTGTAGACGACGAGGCTTTCGAGCTTCTTTTTCCTTTCCCCGTAATCCCCCCTCTTCTCAGGCTCCATCTCCTTGAAGAGTTCACGGGCGGTCACGGGTTCCCGTCCTATATATGCCACCGCGCCGTCAAGGAGCCCTGCGTCATCCGGTGAGGCGCTCGCCAGCGCCTCCTCGTCTATCTTTACGCTCGCCCCCTGCCGCAACTGCACGAAGTACTCCTGCTCCCTCCGGCCTATATTCTTTTTTCGTATCTTCCTCTCTATCTGCCACCTGTCGGCAGGTGTCATCACCCTCGGCTCCTCCTTTGGCGCCCCCCCGCCGAGCTCCTGTATGCGCTCCCAGTACTTTTCTATCTCCCCCTCCTCCACTTTAACCCCGGACACCACCTCGTCCTGGCGAAGGCGGTCGAGAGAGAGGTTGAGGGAGTAGTTCTCCATGGCCCTTACAAAGTCGGGCGCCTTGTCGAGTTCGAGGTTCTCGGCCTCCAGTTGAACGAGCTCATCGTCTATGATCTCGTTCAGCAGCTTCCTGAAGTCCTGTCTGTCGAAAGACTTGGTTTTGGAAAGGGACCTCCCGGCGCGGCCGCTTTTGTGCCGCCGGTCCATGGCGGTTAAAAGCTCGGTCGGCGTGATAAACCTGTCGTCCACCCTGGCCACATACGGCTCCTTCGGCTGCGTGGAAAAAGGCCACAACGCGAAGGAATCCCTCGGAAGCAACACGGCCGAGCAGGTTATGAAAACGACAAACAGTACCAGGCAATATTTGAATCTACCAGCCGGGCAGGGCCCGAAGGCAGGCGTATTCAGCAATCTATATGTCCGTGTCACCATTCTATAGTATCTACCATCTCCCTTACGGCGCGATGTGCCAGGGTGCTGATCGCCCTCATCTCGCCGAAGTCGAAGATGATGATATACTCGTCTCCTTCCCTTTCACTTTGTTCCGCCCATAGAAGACGGCCGGAAGATGACTCGACCATCCTGGCCGATATCGAAATCCTCGGCGGCTTTCCCCAGCCGCCCTTTCGGAACTCGTGCACGGTGCCGATTATAATAGCGTCTACATTGAGACGCCTGCCGATAAGCTTGAGCCGGTCGAGCTCTATCTCACCCAGGACGCCCACTCGCTCCTGTATCATGAACTGGCGTACGTTGCCGGGCTCCTCGATACGGTACCTGCCGTCCTTGAACAGTTCGGTGACATATGCGCTGGCAACCATATCCCCGGCCTCCAGCACCTCCGTCAAGTTGGAAAACGGAAGAACGGCCACCTTTCTATAGCCGTTGTAGCCGTTGCCCTCATAGTAGCCGCCGTTGCCGTTATCGTAACCGTTGCCGTTGTCGTAACTGTTGCCGTTGTCGCTGTCATTGCCGCTGTCGTTGCCGTTGCCATTGCCATTGCCGCCGTAGTAGCCGTCGTTCTTGCCGGGGACATACACCAGGTAGCCGTCGCCGGGGATATATGCAGGATAGCCGTATCCGGCGGCGTATGTCCGGTAGTCCTGGCCGCGGGCGGGTGCCTGGTAGTCGTTTACGTTGACTCTACCGCCACGGTTTGAGTGCAAGGTAGTGCCGCAACCGGCGGCGAGAGACACTACCGCGACAGTAAGAAGCAGGAGATATGCCGACGCGCGTCTCATAATCCTAACCCCGTGACCCTCAACTCCACACTTGTCAACCATCCCGGCATGCCGGGATTTTTTACGGCCGCAACACGCCTTATTCCCCTAATCCGGAAGCGCCGGCAGGGGACGGCTTGACCGCCGA
Protein-coding sequences here:
- a CDS encoding peptidyl-prolyl cis-trans isomerase, with amino-acid sequence MLNTPAFGPCPAGRFKYCLVLFVVFITCSAVLLPRDSFALWPFSTQPKEPYVARVDDRFITPTELLTAMDRRHKSGRAGRSLSKTKSFDRQDFRKLLNEIIDDELVQLEAENLELDKAPDFVRAMENYSLNLSLDRLRQDEVVSGVKVEEGEIEKYWERIQELGGGAPKEEPRVMTPADRWQIERKIRKKNIGRREQEYFVQLRQGASVKIDEEALASASPDDAGLLDGAVAYIGREPVTARELFKEMEPEKRGDYGERKKKLESLVVYRLLDREALRRGYDKEPKVAAKIERYRGKALIDHFKRKIVLRMVEVKEEDISDYYEKNRENYRQPNRVKLKVIHLNTFEEAEVIYDDLKKGADFTYLAKKKSVDTRSGAQGGDMGWAPVTVVPEGIRAEVEAAERGAIFGPFEYRYGYSILKVLGHEEGGYTALKDVRRDIEVTIGRERFHSTLRRYLDRLREVVAVEINEAELEKFVGK